In one Salipiger abyssi genomic region, the following are encoded:
- a CDS encoding intradiol ring-cleavage dioxygenase produces the protein MTKYFSEDQSVDVVNARMGGEINPRLREVMTSLVSHLHAFAKEVELTQAEWDLAIEFLTKTGQICTEERQEFILLSDVLGFSMLVDAINNRRPAGATENTVFGPFHVANAPVREYGATISLDGKGEPCHFTGRVLDLDGNPIAGACVDVWSDNSDGYYDVQQPGIQPKWNNRGRFMSREDGRYSFVGIKPVSYPIPDDGPVGKMLGALGRHPYRPAHMHFLVTAEGYETIVTHTFVGEDSYIGDDTVFGVKETLVAPFVRDGEGAWRSDYDFVMVPSLQE, from the coding sequence ATGACAAAATATTTTTCCGAAGACCAGTCGGTCGACGTTGTAAATGCCCGCATGGGCGGGGAGATCAATCCCCGCCTGCGCGAGGTGATGACCAGCCTCGTCAGCCACCTGCATGCCTTCGCCAAGGAGGTCGAGCTGACCCAGGCCGAATGGGATCTGGCCATCGAGTTCCTGACAAAGACCGGGCAGATCTGCACCGAGGAACGGCAGGAGTTCATTTTGCTCTCGGACGTTCTGGGCTTTTCGATGCTGGTGGACGCGATCAACAACCGCCGCCCTGCGGGCGCGACCGAGAACACCGTCTTCGGCCCGTTCCACGTCGCCAATGCGCCGGTGCGGGAATACGGCGCGACGATCTCGCTCGACGGCAAGGGCGAGCCCTGCCATTTCACCGGGCGGGTGCTGGATCTCGACGGCAACCCCATCGCGGGCGCCTGCGTCGATGTCTGGAGCGACAATTCGGACGGCTATTACGATGTTCAGCAGCCCGGTATCCAGCCGAAATGGAACAACCGGGGCCGCTTCATGAGCCGCGAGGACGGGCGCTACAGCTTTGTCGGCATCAAGCCGGTCAGCTATCCGATCCCGGATGACGGCCCGGTGGGCAAGATGCTGGGCGCGCTCGGACGTCACCCCTACCGGCCCGCGCATATGCATTTCCTGGTGACCGCCGAGGGCTATGAGACCATCGTGACCCATACCTTCGTCGGCGAGGACAGCTATATCGGCGACGACACGGTGTTCGGCGTGAAAGAGACCCTCGTCGCCCCCTTCGTCCGGGACGGGGAGGGCGCATGGCGCTCGGACTATGATTTCGTGATGGTGCCTTCGCTGCAAGAATAG
- a CDS encoding MOSC domain-containing protein, translating into MTTPSPITLLTGRATPLPGSKAQSGIAKAPVDRPLPLGPEGFEGDEQADRRVHGGIEKAVHHYPFEHYTIWRAELGALPQLSAPGGFGENISATGLSEETVAVGDIFRLGGALVQVSQGRQPCWKLNKRFGVPDMSRRVQQSGRNGWYYRVLEPGRVAPGDRLELTDRMAPDWTLRRLWHALYVDRLNLAELEGIAALGVLAEGWRKYAVRRLENRRVEDWSKRLDGTA; encoded by the coding sequence ATGACCACCCCGTCCCCCATCACACTTCTGACCGGCCGCGCCACGCCCCTGCCCGGCAGCAAGGCGCAAAGCGGCATCGCCAAGGCGCCGGTGGACCGCCCGCTGCCCCTCGGCCCCGAAGGGTTCGAGGGCGACGAGCAGGCCGACCGGCGCGTGCATGGCGGCATCGAGAAGGCGGTGCATCATTATCCGTTCGAGCATTACACCATCTGGCGGGCAGAGCTGGGCGCCCTGCCCCAACTCTCAGCACCCGGCGGCTTCGGCGAGAACATCTCGGCCACCGGGCTGAGCGAGGAAACGGTGGCGGTCGGCGATATCTTCCGGCTGGGCGGCGCTCTGGTGCAGGTCTCGCAGGGGCGCCAGCCCTGCTGGAAGCTCAACAAGCGCTTCGGGGTGCCCGACATGTCGCGGCGCGTGCAGCAAAGCGGGCGCAACGGCTGGTATTACCGCGTGCTTGAGCCGGGCCGCGTGGCGCCGGGCGACCGGCTGGAGCTGACCGACCGCATGGCGCCGGACTGGACGCTGCGCCGGCTCTGGCACGCGCTCTATGTCGACCGGCTGAACCTTGCGGAGCTGGAAGGTATTGCAGCGCTCGGCGTGCTCGCCGAGGGCTGGCGCAAATACGCGGTCCGGCGGCTGGAAAACCGCCGGGTCGAGGACTGGAGCAAGAGACTGGACGGCACTGCATGA
- a CDS encoding MerR family transcriptional regulator has protein sequence MKIGELAKRSGLSAHTIRYYERIGLLPYADRDAGGRRDYDESILVWIGFLDRLKTTGMPIREMLHYAALRAEGDHTGPERRRILEAHRDRVRTHLADLQACLLVLDTKIDTYVEAEKRTHSHDDTEHSCDGKPAGARSARA, from the coding sequence ATGAAAATCGGCGAGCTTGCGAAACGCAGCGGGTTGTCGGCCCATACGATCCGCTATTACGAGCGGATCGGGCTCTTGCCCTATGCCGATCGCGATGCCGGCGGGCGGCGCGATTACGACGAGTCGATCCTCGTCTGGATCGGCTTTCTCGACCGGCTGAAGACCACCGGCATGCCCATCCGCGAGATGCTGCACTATGCGGCTCTGCGCGCGGAGGGCGATCACACCGGCCCGGAACGGCGCCGCATTCTGGAGGCGCATCGCGACCGGGTGCGCACCCATCTGGCCGATTTGCAGGCCTGTCTTCTCGTCCTCGACACCAAGATCGACACCTATGTCGAAGCGGAAAAAAGGACGCATTCCCATGACGATACAGAACACTCCTGCGACGGAAAGCCGGCTGGAGCGCGGTCAGCGCGCGCTTGA
- a CDS encoding c-type cytochrome, with amino-acid sequence MKYIAIAGATAVAVVAGATFMITRDGSRTQAETATQPPAAGAAMVEVSLPDSLSAQAELGKRGFEAVCAACHGQNAAGKLGLGPPLVHKIYEPSHHGDMAFFLAAERGVQAHHWRFGNMPPQQGLTRADVANIVSYVRALQRANGID; translated from the coding sequence ATGAAATACATTGCCATCGCTGGCGCGACCGCTGTTGCGGTCGTCGCCGGTGCCACCTTCATGATCACCCGCGACGGATCGCGGACGCAGGCGGAAACCGCGACACAGCCGCCCGCCGCCGGCGCCGCCATGGTCGAGGTCAGCCTACCCGACAGTCTCTCGGCGCAGGCCGAGCTCGGAAAGCGCGGGTTCGAGGCCGTCTGTGCCGCCTGCCACGGTCAGAACGCCGCCGGGAAGCTGGGCCTTGGCCCGCCGTTGGTCCACAAGATCTATGAGCCGTCACATCACGGCGACATGGCGTTCTTTCTGGCCGCCGAGCGCGGCGTGCAGGCGCATCACTGGCGCTTCGGAAACATGCCACCGCAGCAAGGGCTGACCCGCGCCGACGTGGCGAACATCGTGAGCTATGTTCGCGCATTGCAGCGCGCCAACGGAATCGACTGA
- the pdxY gene encoding pyridoxal kinase → MTPPPFVISIQSQVVFGHVGNSAALFPMQAAGLEVAAIPTVVFSNTPDYPTLRGRALPPEFFSDLLQGARERGLPERANYILTGYIGSLDVAEMVADFVAEAKAVNPGLTYLCDPVMGDEGPGLYVPEAIADVMRERLLPMADIATPNPFELAWLTGQEIRTLGDLEAAREALHIAPGAHLVATGCALEDTPEGHIESVILGPGGDSRHPTEHLPIALPGTGDLFAGLIVAGLGQGRALPQAVETAQTLTARALRHAKALGAGEVVLSEPAFRRALLLPSAE, encoded by the coding sequence ATGACACCTCCCCCCTTCGTGATCTCGATCCAGAGCCAGGTGGTCTTTGGCCATGTGGGCAATTCCGCCGCGCTCTTCCCGATGCAGGCGGCGGGGCTGGAGGTGGCGGCGATCCCCACCGTGGTGTTCTCGAACACGCCCGATTACCCCACGCTGCGCGGCCGCGCCCTGCCGCCGGAGTTCTTTTCCGACCTGCTGCAAGGCGCCCGCGAGCGCGGCCTGCCGGAACGGGCGAATTACATCCTGACGGGCTATATCGGCTCGCTCGACGTGGCCGAGATGGTGGCGGATTTCGTCGCCGAGGCAAAGGCGGTGAACCCCGGCCTCACCTATCTCTGCGATCCGGTGATGGGCGACGAGGGGCCGGGCCTCTACGTGCCCGAGGCCATCGCCGATGTGATGCGCGAGCGGCTGCTGCCAATGGCCGACATCGCCACGCCCAACCCGTTCGAACTGGCCTGGCTCACCGGGCAGGAGATCCGCACCCTCGGCGATCTTGAGGCCGCGCGCGAGGCCCTGCACATCGCCCCCGGGGCGCATCTCGTCGCCACCGGCTGCGCGCTGGAGGATACGCCCGAGGGCCATATCGAAAGCGTCATCCTCGGCCCCGGGGGCGACAGCCGCCACCCGACCGAACACCTGCCCATCGCCCTGCCCGGCACCGGCGATCTCTTTGCCGGGCTGATCGTGGCTGGGCTGGGACAGGGCCGCGCGCTGCCGCAGGCGGTCGAGACCGCCCAGACGCTCACCGCCCGCGCGCTCCGCCACGCTAAAGCGCTCGGCGCGGGCGAGGTGGTGCTGAGCGAGCCCGCGTTTCGCCGCGCGCTCCTGCTCCCCAGCGCCGAGTGA
- a CDS encoding MerR family transcriptional regulator yields the protein MKIGEISERSGVSVRMLRYYETEGLLTPLRRDSGYRDYSEADVEEARRIRQLADAGLTVEAMRDLLPCIISPEPRFDPCENLRARLDGELEKLDRKLEDMARSRDLIASYIASLSP from the coding sequence ATGAAGATCGGCGAGATTTCCGAGCGCAGCGGCGTGAGCGTGCGGATGCTGCGCTATTACGAGACCGAGGGGCTGCTGACGCCGCTCCGGCGCGACAGCGGCTACCGCGATTATTCCGAGGCGGATGTCGAAGAGGCCCGCCGCATCCGCCAGCTCGCCGATGCCGGGCTGACCGTCGAGGCGATGCGCGACCTGCTGCCCTGCATCATCAGCCCCGAGCCGCGTTTCGATCCCTGCGAAAACCTGCGCGCGCGGCTCGACGGCGAGCTGGAAAAGCTCGACCGCAAGCTCGAGGACATGGCGCGCTCGCGCGATCTGATCGCGAGCTATATCGCCAGCCTGTCGCCCTGA
- a CDS encoding alpha/beta fold hydrolase, translating to MSKIEYVQADGARIGYRDDGDGPALVLVHGTGGDGEDNWGEVLRGLPGRRILRSDYAGSGLTEDATERLTLDRLADQVLAAADHAGVETFDLAGFSLGAAVALRIAARHPDRVRRLVSLGGFVTGGDPRSRLQFDHWVELAGRDREALARLILLTGFSADFVAGMGDLDAVVAQMVEVTHWEGMARQAMLDKIVDVSADLAAIRAPTLVLGNRHDQMVPPSASVALAAGIAGARLGWIDGPHLSPMECPEAVAAAIAGFLGASG from the coding sequence ATGTCGAAAATCGAGTATGTTCAGGCGGATGGTGCGCGGATCGGCTATCGCGACGACGGTGACGGGCCGGCGCTGGTGCTGGTGCATGGCACCGGCGGTGACGGTGAGGACAACTGGGGCGAGGTGCTGCGCGGCCTGCCGGGGCGGCGCATCCTGCGCTCCGATTACGCGGGCTCGGGCCTGACGGAGGACGCGACAGAGCGGCTGACGCTCGACCGTCTGGCGGATCAGGTGCTGGCCGCCGCCGATCATGCCGGGGTAGAGACTTTCGACCTTGCCGGGTTCTCGCTGGGCGCGGCGGTGGCGCTGCGGATCGCGGCGCGCCATCCCGACCGTGTGCGCCGGCTGGTGAGCCTGGGCGGTTTCGTCACCGGCGGCGACCCGCGCTCGCGCCTGCAATTCGATCACTGGGTCGAGCTGGCGGGGCGCGACCGCGAGGCGCTTGCCCGTTTGATCCTGCTGACCGGGTTCAGCGCCGATTTCGTCGCCGGCATGGGCGATCTCGACGCGGTGGTGGCGCAGATGGTGGAGGTGACGCACTGGGAGGGCATGGCGCGGCAGGCGATGCTCGACAAGATCGTCGATGTCTCGGCGGATCTGGCGGCGATCCGTGCGCCGACGCTGGTGCTGGGCAACCGCCACGATCAGATGGTGCCGCCCTCGGCCTCCGTTGCGCTGGCCGCCGGCATCGCGGGTGCGCGGCTCGGCTGGATCGACGGGCCGCACCTGTCGCCGATGGAATGCCCCGAGGCGGTCGCGGCGGCGATTGCCGGCTTTCTCGGCGCGTCGGGCTGA
- a CDS encoding ABC transporter permease: protein MTMVKDTKHIANPPKGGGSVNWTEFFERSGLILLLLVVIVVFAILRPNTFATYANFRSIATVQPVMAVTAIALIVPLIGGRFDVSVGATLGLSAIVTASAMSHFQLPLAAAIGLGVLSGALIGAVNGTIVAYLGVNSIIGTLGIATILGGVVTGYTNGIPISSGLSPILTDISIQSVLGIPVLFILMAVIAVAVWFVLTQTPYGRNLAAVGANADSARLAGIRSKRVVMQSFVIAGALAGIAGVLQIGAQGNAGPQLVGITFILPALAAAFLGATTWQPGRFTVQGTIIGIFFLGTTISGLSLVGIQPWITDVFNGAAVVLAIALSAQLRRRRTGSLDIGS, encoded by the coding sequence ATGACCATGGTCAAGGACACCAAACATATCGCAAACCCGCCAAAGGGCGGCGGCTCGGTCAACTGGACCGAGTTCTTCGAACGCTCGGGGTTGATCCTGCTGCTGCTGGTGGTGATCGTCGTGTTCGCCATTCTGCGGCCGAACACCTTCGCCACCTACGCGAATTTCCGCAGCATCGCGACGGTGCAGCCGGTCATGGCGGTGACCGCCATCGCGCTCATCGTGCCGCTGATCGGCGGGCGGTTCGACGTCTCGGTGGGCGCGACGCTGGGGCTTTCGGCCATCGTCACCGCCTCGGCCATGAGCCATTTCCAGCTGCCGTTGGCGGCGGCCATTGGCCTCGGCGTTCTCTCGGGCGCGCTGATCGGCGCGGTCAACGGTACCATCGTGGCCTATCTCGGGGTGAACTCGATCATCGGCACACTGGGCATCGCCACCATCCTCGGCGGCGTCGTGACCGGCTATACCAACGGCATCCCGATCAGCAGCGGGCTCTCGCCGATCCTGACGGATATCTCGATCCAGTCGGTGCTGGGCATCCCGGTGCTCTTCATCCTCATGGCGGTAATCGCGGTGGCGGTCTGGTTCGTGCTGACCCAGACGCCCTATGGCCGCAACCTCGCCGCCGTCGGCGCCAATGCCGATTCCGCCCGGCTCGCGGGGATCCGCAGCAAGCGTGTGGTGATGCAAAGCTTTGTCATCGCCGGTGCGCTGGCGGGCATCGCGGGGGTGCTCCAGATCGGTGCGCAGGGTAATGCCGGGCCGCAGCTCGTCGGCATCACCTTCATCCTGCCGGCGCTGGCCGCCGCCTTCCTCGGCGCGACCACCTGGCAGCCGGGCCGGTTCACCGTGCAGGGCACGATCATCGGGATCTTCTTCCTCGGCACCACGATCAGCGGTCTGTCGCTGGTGGGCATTCAGCCCTGGATCACCGATGTGTTCAACGGCGCCGCCGTGGTGCTGGCGATTGCGCTCTCCGCGCAGTTGCGCCGCCGCCGGACCGGGTCGCTCGATATCGGCAGCTAA
- a CDS encoding LysR family transcriptional regulator, protein MTARTLNLDALRSFVAIHETGSFRLAAARVNLSPSAVSLQIGKLEEMLGHRLLDRNARRVALTEQGERLLLQARSILALSDETMAMFRTPMLEGRLTLAAPHDLGVSLVPALLRRVAERYPRVHVDVRLGDSGSVLDSFVGGQSNVVLFNDVGPPAIASRRLRSEPLAWVMARGGRAHAEPVLPLATAEQGCAWRDAALSALGASGRRYRVAYSSDTAMGQMAALRADLAVAALPMSLAQGDLVAVPVADGLPELPMTEIRIAHDDAAVARAVAAMAQEQAESAAPMPRAG, encoded by the coding sequence ATGACTGCCCGCACGCTGAATCTCGACGCCCTGCGCAGCTTCGTTGCGATTCACGAGACCGGGTCGTTCCGCCTCGCTGCCGCGCGGGTCAACCTGTCGCCCTCTGCGGTCAGTCTCCAGATCGGCAAGCTCGAAGAGATGCTGGGGCACCGGTTGCTCGACCGCAACGCGCGGCGGGTCGCGCTGACCGAGCAGGGCGAGCGCCTGCTGCTTCAGGCGCGCTCCATCCTGGCGCTCAGCGACGAGACCATGGCGATGTTCCGCACGCCCATGCTGGAGGGAAGGCTGACGCTTGCCGCGCCGCATGATCTCGGCGTGTCGCTGGTGCCGGCGCTGCTGCGACGGGTGGCGGAGCGCTACCCGCGCGTGCATGTGGATGTGCGTCTCGGGGACTCTGGCAGCGTGCTCGACAGCTTTGTCGGGGGGCAGAGCAATGTGGTGCTGTTCAACGATGTCGGCCCGCCAGCCATCGCCTCGCGCCGGCTCCGGTCCGAGCCGCTGGCCTGGGTCATGGCGCGCGGCGGGCGCGCCCATGCCGAGCCGGTCCTGCCGCTGGCGACCGCCGAGCAGGGCTGTGCCTGGCGCGACGCGGCGCTGAGCGCGCTGGGCGCGTCGGGGCGGCGCTATCGGGTCGCCTATAGCAGCGACACCGCGATGGGTCAGATGGCGGCGCTGCGTGCCGATCTCGCGGTGGCGGCCTTGCCGATGTCGCTGGCGCAGGGCGACCTCGTCGCGGTGCCGGTGGCAGACGGGCTGCCCGAGCTGCCGATGACCGAGATCCGCATCGCCCATGACGACGCGGCGGTGGCGCGGGCGGTTGCCGCCATGGCGCAGGAGCAGGCCGAGAGTGCCGCACCGATGCCACGCGCGGGCTGA
- a CDS encoding carboxymuconolactone decarboxylase family protein, whose amino-acid sequence MTIQNTPATESRLERGQRALDAIDGQAGQNVIDALADIAPDFATYLFEFPFGDIYSRPGLSLRDREIATIAALAAMGTAQPQLKVHIEAGLNVGLSREEITEILMQMAVYAGFPAALNGLFAAREVFAARPVAEPPE is encoded by the coding sequence ATGACGATACAGAACACTCCTGCGACGGAAAGCCGGCTGGAGCGCGGTCAGCGCGCGCTTGACGCCATCGACGGGCAGGCCGGTCAAAACGTGATCGACGCGCTGGCCGATATCGCGCCGGATTTCGCCACCTACCTGTTCGAATTCCCCTTTGGCGATATCTATTCGCGCCCGGGCCTCTCGCTGCGCGACCGCGAGATCGCCACCATTGCCGCGCTGGCGGCGATGGGCACCGCGCAGCCGCAGCTCAAGGTGCATATCGAGGCGGGGCTGAATGTCGGGCTGAGCCGCGAGGAGATCACCGAGATCCTCATGCAGATGGCGGTCTATGCCGGTTTTCCCGCAGCGCTGAACGGGCTGTTCGCCGCCAGGGAGGTCTTTGCCGCGCGGCCTGTGGCGGAGCCGCCGGAATAG
- a CDS encoding sugar ABC transporter ATP-binding protein yields MQNMTERAEVTSALRINTLSKSFGQTQALDEVSFEIRGGAIHGLLGGNGSGKSTLIKALAGVQPADHGGSFEFLGTRVAADHMTPELSRSLGLRFVHQNPAVFPSMTVAENIAIGASFPTTAGKIRWKALRRHTQELLDRFEIDARAGDMVGDLRQAEQTMIAIARALQDADENAVSALVLDEPTASLPDHEVEILLDAVRRFAAAGHTIIYVSHRLDEVIQLTDDVTILRDGRHVVTRPTEGLSESGLIELIVGHSLEKSYASAKATTPAPQGAPRLEVRNLSGGPLRDVSFDVGRGEVLGIAGLLGSGRTELLRMLFGDLDREGGTVTLDGSAVRFAEVREAMAAGVALVPEDRNREGVFQGLSVRHNLSIADLGCFTRAGRINGTRERQEARQSIADHRIKTADDAALISSLSGGNQQKVVMARWLRRKPRLLLLDEPTQGVDVGAREDLYAAIRASLSDGMSVIAVSSDFDELAQICDRVVVLRDGCITDELRGKDITRQQMTHLVLASGKDAA; encoded by the coding sequence ATGCAAAACATGACAGAGCGGGCAGAGGTGACCTCTGCGCTGCGGATAAACACCCTGTCGAAATCCTTTGGCCAGACGCAGGCGCTGGACGAGGTGAGTTTCGAGATCCGGGGAGGCGCCATTCACGGGCTGCTCGGCGGCAACGGCTCGGGCAAGTCGACGCTGATCAAGGCGCTGGCCGGGGTGCAGCCAGCCGATCATGGCGGCAGCTTCGAGTTTCTCGGCACCAGGGTCGCCGCCGATCACATGACGCCCGAGCTGTCGCGCTCGCTGGGGCTGCGCTTTGTGCACCAGAACCCGGCGGTGTTTCCCTCGATGACCGTGGCCGAGAATATCGCCATCGGCGCCAGCTTTCCCACCACGGCGGGCAAGATCCGCTGGAAGGCGCTGCGCCGCCACACGCAGGAGTTGCTCGACCGGTTCGAGATCGACGCCCGCGCCGGCGACATGGTGGGCGATCTGCGGCAGGCCGAACAGACGATGATCGCCATCGCGCGGGCGCTTCAGGATGCCGATGAAAACGCCGTCTCGGCGCTGGTGCTGGACGAGCCCACCGCCTCGCTGCCCGACCACGAGGTCGAGATCCTGCTCGATGCGGTGCGCCGCTTTGCCGCCGCCGGGCATACGATCATCTATGTCAGCCACCGGCTGGACGAGGTGATCCAGCTTACCGATGACGTGACCATCCTGCGCGACGGGCGCCATGTGGTGACGCGCCCGACCGAGGGGCTTTCGGAAAGCGGGCTGATCGAGCTGATCGTGGGCCACAGCCTTGAGAAATCCTATGCCTCGGCGAAGGCCACCACGCCCGCGCCGCAGGGCGCGCCCCGGCTGGAGGTGCGCAACCTCTCGGGCGGGCCGCTGCGCGACGTGTCCTTCGATGTCGGGCGCGGCGAGGTGCTGGGCATCGCCGGGCTGCTCGGCTCGGGCCGCACGGAGCTGCTGCGCATGCTCTTCGGCGATCTCGACCGCGAGGGCGGGACGGTCACGCTCGACGGCAGCGCGGTGCGCTTCGCCGAGGTGCGCGAGGCGATGGCGGCCGGCGTTGCGCTGGTGCCCGAGGATCGCAACCGCGAGGGCGTGTTTCAGGGGCTTTCGGTGCGGCACAACCTCTCGATTGCCGACTTGGGGTGTTTCACCCGTGCGGGCCGGATCAACGGCACGCGCGAGCGTCAGGAGGCGCGGCAGTCCATTGCCGATCACCGGATCAAGACCGCCGATGACGCGGCGCTCATTTCGTCGCTCTCGGGCGGCAATCAGCAAAAGGTGGTGATGGCCCGCTGGCTGCGGCGCAAGCCAAGGCTGCTGCTGCTCGACGAGCCCACCCAGGGCGTCGATGTGGGCGCGCGCGAGGATCTTTATGCCGCGATCCGCGCCAGCCTCTCGGACGGCATGTCCGTCATCGCCGTCAGCTCGGATTTCGACGAGCTCGCGCAGATCTGCGACCGCGTGGTCGTGCTGCGCGACGGCTGCATCACCGACGAATTGCGGGGCAAGGACATCACCCGCCAGCAAATGACACATCTGGTACTCGCCAGCGGAAAGGATGCCGCATGA